Proteins encoded by one window of Ostrinia nubilalis chromosome 23, ilOstNubi1.1, whole genome shotgun sequence:
- the LOC135083476 gene encoding serine protease inhibitor 77Ba-like, whose product MWKVVSVVCAVFASACAAPAEIQSFAPINEFALQLLENTYAYQDNFGNKNIAISPLSIWSIFSLLAEGSSGETFLELMKGLKLPRDLRTTQALHRAVNNQLKSNKEDVTLIGQSAMFPDCSLEVLPEFCEAATSYNTDIYVVDPSNTTKLAHDINLYVCLATDGLIANAVTPELLTDLRMVLVDALYFKASWTYQFDPSRTKESSFFNLQGKNIGSVNMMYQKAPHNIAYPEQIEAQVLEMTYGKNGQYSMMILLPFNGVPTNKVLKNLATKPMDWIAELRETGSGTDVDCFIPRFKLSTRQDMITPLQYSGIVSIFDSKKSQLPGVADSPLYVTKTIQNVEIEVTEEGTTAAASTVVGLENRILAQRFEANREFIFLIMERSSNVILFAGVYGEPSLD is encoded by the coding sequence ATGTGGAAGGTTGTATCAGTGGTGTGCGCGGTTTTCGCGAGCGCGTGCGCAGCGCCGGCAGAAATACAAAGCTTCGCGCCTATAAACGAATTCGCGCTGCAACTACTCGAAAACACTTACGCTTACCAAGACAATTTTGGCAATAAGAACATCGCTATATCACCTTTATCGATATGGAGCATATTCTCTTTATTAGCCGAAGGATCTTCTGGCGAAACGTTCTTGGAATTAATGAAAGGATTAAAACTGCCGAGAGACTTGAGAACGACTCAAGCTTTGCACAGAGCTGTGAATAATCAATTAAAGAGTAACAAAGAAGATGTCACGTTAATAGGACAATCAGCTATGTTTCCTGATTGCTCTTTGGAGGTGTTGCCCGAATTTTGTGAAGCAGCAACGTCTTATAACACTGACATTTATGTGGTGGACCCATCTAACACCACGAAACTAGCCCACGATATTAATTTGTACGTGTGCCTCGCTACGGATGGACTAATTGCCAATGCAGTAACTCCTGAGCTCCTGACAGATTTAAGAATGGTCCTGGTGGATGCTCTCTACTTCAAAGCAAGCTGGACGTACCAATTCGACCCGTCCCGAACAAAAGAAAGCTCATTCTTCAACCTCCAAGGGAAGAACATAGGATCAGTGAACATGATGTACCAAAAAGCACCACATAATATTGCGTATCCCGAGCAAATTGAGGCCCAAGTTTTAGAAATGACATACGGGAAGAACGGGCAGTATTCTATGATGATTTTATTGCCTTTCAATGGGGTCCCTACTAACAAAGTTTTGAAGAATTTGGCTACCAAACCCATGGATTGGATCGCTGAGTTAAGGGAAACTGGCAGTGGCACTGACGTGGATTGTTTTATCCCCCGTTTTAAATTATCGACTCGTCAGGATATGATAACTCCGTTGCAGTACTCTGGCATAGTTTCCATATTTGATTCCAAGAAATCCCAGCTGCCTGGTGTAGCAGACAGTCCTTTGTACGTCACAAAGACGATTCAGAATGTTGAGATTGAAGTCACGGAGGAAGGGACTACGGCAGCAGCGTCAACCGTTGTAGGTTTGGAAAATCGCATTCTAGCGCAAAGGTTTGAAGCGAATAGggaattcatatttttaataatggagAGAAGTTCAAATGTAATATTATTCGCTGGTGTCTACGGTGAGCCATCTTTAGATTGA